The proteins below come from a single Mangifera indica cultivar Alphonso chromosome 16, CATAS_Mindica_2.1, whole genome shotgun sequence genomic window:
- the LOC123199214 gene encoding disease resistance protein RPP2B-like has protein sequence MASSSSSSITPKIKYEVFLSFCGVDTRKKITSHLYEAFCQKKIKTFIDDNLIRGEEISPSLLKAIEHSKISVIIFSKGYPASRWCLKELEVIVKCKNKYDQIVIPVFYEVDPSDVRNQRGDFGIAFGELEKRFMDDLKMLQRWRTALRDAANLSGFDSKNYRNEASLVNNIVDEILRRLDYDSSIIHTNNLVGLDSSIEEIENLLCTKGVCKIGIWGIGGIGKTTLATTVFNKIFGQFEASYFIENIREELEKSRGLNDMRQKLSHALLGDIHPNIGFIFPRERLSRKKVLIVFDDVTANLKQMDFLMKVFDYLNSESRIIITTRDKQVLANCGVHHIHEMKGLAFDKAFQLFTQYAFTESNPAEDYIGLSTSVVACVEGLPLALKVLGSFLFKRTKREWESALKNLKSINTYGDIQKVLKVSYEGLHDREKDIFLDIACFFKGYKRDLIEAILNARDLDSHIYINVLIERSLIITSFDTITMHDLLEEMGRAIVQQESIDDPGKRSRLWDYADIFSVLKYNTGTRAIRSIRLDMSKVAELHLNHKAFNNMQNLRFLEFYGSEPENKVFESDSSALCHNIRLLKKHRSKDEKKVHGFEVLKFNFFELRYFCWDKYPAKSLPHNFNPKNLVALYMRYSKVKKLWTGNQKLVNLKHIDLSHSKRLCRMPDFSLIPNLESLILEDCTNLLESFSSIHNLHKLIILNLQGCKGFDNLPISVYWKSLQEVNLSNCSNLKTVPYLPCTVEKLYLNGTSIKELLSIEHLYRLVKLSLRKCSRLERLPESIHELKSLKCLYLSGCTKLNRLPNDLGTLTTLEELELEEIALANIPTFVTSLINLKTLSFAKCKMQNRSSIPLIHLSIFQKMTKLNLVDCCIEVLPNNIGELLSLEYLYLDQNKFESLPVSIKDLSKLQELYIRNCQRLKSLSELPSNLLRMEAKNCISLESISGLPTIFLSMRDSMEGIDFINCFKLKFDVTDALLNIERNADVWYRLIDNKTRGTTSLAKACICYPGSEIPKWFALQSNTSFIEFLAGWLNDNLIGFALCVAVSLQDYQQLRIIRVGFSLAVNEEIISSGRLFISEGLKGEVIESDHVFVGYDYSIMSLQLLTLNLNSEGSIVFFVEHVTKNGNVISFVNKCGVTLLHAKDDDLRRDLRVDRDKRLNTINCSINDCLKCCLNCCEEHDQWGSLQGSYEILNRWSPHSEIYKQWMVHELICSELKKYIVYN, from the exons ATggcctcttcttcttcttcttccatcaCTCCTAAAATAAAGTATGAGGTTTTCCTTAGTTTCTGCGGTGTGGACACCCGGAAAAAGATTACCAGTCATCTATATGAAGCCTTTTgtcagaaaaaaattaaaactttcattgatgataatcttatcagaggagaagaaatttcCCCATCTCTCTTGAAGGCAATTGAACATTCAAAGATCTcggttatcattttctctaaaggcTACCCTGCCTCTAGATGGTGTCTCAAAGAACTTGAAGTGATAGTTAAATGTAAGAACAAGTATGATCAGATCGTAATACCGGTCTTCTATGAAGTAGATCCATCTGATGTCAGGAATCAAAGAGGAGATTTTGGGATTGCATTTGGTGAGCTGGAAAAgcgttttatggatgatttgaagatgtTGCAGAGATGGAGGACTGCTTTGAGGGATGCAGCCAACCTATCTGGTTTTGATTCAAAGAACTACAG gAATGAAGCATCACTTgtaaataatattgttgatgaaattttgAGAAGATTGGACTACGACTCCTCAATAATTCACACCAATAACCTAGTTGGATTAGATTCATCAATTGAGGAGATTGAAAATTTACTATGTACAAAGGGTGTTTGCAAAATAGGAATTTGGGGCATTGGGGGCATAGGTAAGACTACTCTTGCTACTACTGTATTCAACAAAATCTTTGGGCAGTTTGAAGCTTcttatttcattgaaaatattagagaagaatTAGAGAAAAGTAGGGGATTAAATGACATGCGCCAAAAACTCAGTCATGCACTTTTAGGGGATATACATCCCAATATTGGATTCATCTTCCCAAGAGAAAGACTTAGCCGTAAGAAAGTTCTGATTGTGTTTGATGATGTGACtgcaaatttaaaacaaatggattttttaatgaaagtttTTGACTACTTGAATTCAGAAAGTCGGATAATCATAACGACAAGGGATAAGCAAGTGCTAGCAAATTGTGGAGTGCATCATATACATGAGATGAAAGGATTAGCTTTTGATAAAGCTTTTCAACTTTTTACCCAATATGCCTTTACAGAAAGCAACCCAGCAGAAGATTACATCGGGCTATCAACAAGTGTAGTAGCATGTGTTGAAGGTCTTCCACTAGCTCTTAAAGTTTTAGGTTCCTTTCTATTTAAGCGAACAAAGAGAGAATGGGAAAGTGCGCTAAAAAACTTGAAAAGTATTAATACTTATGGGGATATTCAGAAGGTGCTAAAAGTAAGTTATGAAGGATTACATGATAGAGAAAAGGACATATTTTTGGATATTGCATGTTTCTTTAAAGGTTATAAAAGAGATCTTATAGAAGCAATCTTAAATGCTCGTGACTTGGACtctcacatttatataaatgttctCATTGAAAGGTCTCTAATAATTACTTCATTTGACACTataacaatgcatgatttacttGAAGAAATGGGTAGAGCAATTGTTCAGCAAGAATCAATTGATGATCCTGGCAAACGTAGTCGGTTGTGGGATTATGCGGATATTTTTTCAGTATTGAAGTATAATACG GGAACTAGAGCAATTCGAAGTATACGCTTGGATATGTCTAAAGTAGCAGAGTTGCATTTAAATCACAAAGCTTTCAACAACATGCAAAACCTACGATTCTTGGAATTTTATGGGTCCGAACCTGAAAACAAGGTGTTTGAATCTGATTCCTCTGCATTGTGCCATAACATAAGATTACTGAAAAAACATAGGTCCAAGGATGAAAAGAAGGTGCATGGTTTTGAGgtccttaaatttaatttctttgagCTAAGGTACTTTTGCTGGGATAAATATCCTGCCAAATCATTGCCACACAATTTTAATCCAAAGAACCTTGTCGCACTTTACATGCGCTAtagcaaagttaaaaaactttggACTGGTAATCAG aaacttgttaatttgaaacatattgATCTCAGTCACTCTAAGCGTCTATGCAGAATGCCAGATTTTTCACTTATCCCAAATCTTGAGAGCTTGATTCTGGAAGATTGTACAAATTTGCTTGAAAGTTTCTCATCTATTCATAATCTCCATAAACTTATTATCCTGAATCTACAAGGCTGCAAAGGCTTTGATAATCTTCCAATCAGTGTTTATTGGAAATCTCTTCAAGAAGTTAATCTCTCCAATTGCTCAAATCTCAAGACAGTTCCATATCTCCCTTGTACAGTTGAAAAGTTATATCTGAATGGAACTTCAATAAAAGAATTGCTATCAATAGAGCATCTATATAGACTAGTAAAATTGAGTCTTAGAAAATGCTCAAGACTTGAGAGGTTACCTGAGAGTATTCATGAGTTGAAATCTCTTAAATGTCTTTATCTCTCGGGTTGTACCAAACTCAACAGATTACCGAATGACCTGGGAACTTTAACGACCTTGGAGGAACTTGAACTAGAGGAAATTGCTTTAGCAAATATACCAACATTTGTAACAAGTTTGATCAACCTTAAGACATTGTCTTTTGCAAAATGTAAGATGCAAAACCGATCAAGTATCCCACTCATCCATTTATCAATCTTCCAAAAGATGACAAAGCTAAACCTGGTTGATTGTTGCATCGAAGTTTTACCTAACAATATTGGTGAATTACTCTCATTAGAATATTTATATCTTGATCAAAACAAGTTTGAGAGCTTGCCTGTGAGCATCAAAGACCTTTCTAAGTTGCAAGAGCTTTATATAAGAAATTGTCAGAGGCTTAAATCTTTGTCAGAGCTTCCAAGCAACTTACTACGTATGGAAGCAAAGAATTGCATATCTCTTGAATCAATATCAGGTTTACCAACCATATTCCTAAGTATGCGGGATTCAATGGAAGGAATCGACTTCATCAAttgtttcaaactaaaatttgatgTGACAGATGCTCTCTTAAATATTGAGAGAAATGCAGATGTGTGGTATCGCCTTATA GACAACAAAACACGAGGGACAACTTCTCTTGCAAAAGCCTGCATATGTTACCCTGGAAGTGAAATTCCAAAGTGGTTTGCCTTACAAAGTAATACATCTTTCATAGAGTTTCTAGCTGGTTGGTTGAATGATAACTTAATTGGTTTTGCTTTGTGTGTTGCTGTATCATTACAAGACTATCAACAACTTAGAATTATCCGAGTTGGATTTAGCCTGGCTGTTAATGAAGAGATCATTTCCTCTGGCCGATTATTCATATCAGAAGGATTGAAGGGTGAGGTTATTGAATCAGATCATGTATTTGTAGGTTATGATTATAGTATCATGTCCTTGCAATTGCTTACACTTAATTTGAATAGCGAGGGTAGCATTGTGTTCTTTGTTGAACATGTAACTAAAAATGGCAATGTTATATCCTTCGTTAATAAATGCGGAGTGACTTTATTGCATGCCAAAGATGATGATTTGAGAAGAGATCTAAGAGTGGACAGAGACAAGAGATTGAATACTATAAATTGCTCTATTAATGACTGTTTGAAGTGCTGTCTAAATTGTTGCGAGGAGCATGACCAATGGGGGAGTTTACAAGGATCGTACGAAATTTTAAATAGATGGTCTCCTCATTCAGAAATATACAAGCAATGGATGGTACACGAACT